A region from the Thermoplasmatales archaeon genome encodes:
- the pyrG_1 gene encoding CTP synthase, which translates to MRYIVITGGVLSGLGKGTITSSLSHLLESNGLKVTAMKIDPYLNYDAGTMNPYQHGEVFVLDDGSEVDLDLGNYERFLDTNLNADNNITTGKTYLEVIEKERRGDYLGSTVQIIPHITNEIKRRIRKVATTGDIDVVMIEVGGTVGDIESMPFLEALRQLKREEKEGSVLFGHVTLIPAIGSVDEQKTKPTQHSVKQLREIGIQPDILFCRTKKPLLDETIKKLSLFTDVPESGIISVSDVQNVYLLPELMEKQGLVKYVAEKLSLKLNQLEDTWKKYKENIRNPAETVTIAVVGKYIQLQDAYISHKEAFSHVCGTTGIGVKLKWVDSDDVVKNPSIFDDVNGILIPGGFGYRGIEGKVAAARMAREKKIPFLGICLGFQVAVIEYSRNVLKLEKANSTEFDLNTKYPVIDILPEQKGVTSMGGTMRLGSKLVKVKGNTLAMSIYGEKTINERHRHRFEVNPSYIDNLTEAGMIFSGVDEEGIRMEILELADRDNFIATQYHSEFKSRPLSPSKVHIHLVKKALENKLGRKDSIDAEKIVN; encoded by the coding sequence ATGCGATATATTGTTATAACTGGGGGCGTCCTTTCAGGATTAGGAAAGGGCACAATAACATCCAGCCTTTCTCATTTATTGGAGTCCAACGGACTCAAAGTAACGGCTATGAAGATTGATCCTTACCTGAATTATGATGCCGGAACAATGAACCCTTACCAGCACGGAGAGGTATTTGTTCTGGATGATGGGAGCGAAGTGGATCTTGACTTAGGGAATTACGAGAGATTTCTCGATACAAACCTCAACGCGGACAACAACATTACTACAGGAAAAACCTACCTGGAAGTGATAGAGAAAGAACGCAGGGGAGATTACCTGGGAAGCACAGTCCAGATCATTCCCCACATAACTAATGAAATCAAGAGAAGGATAAGGAAAGTTGCGACTACCGGCGACATAGATGTTGTCATGATCGAGGTTGGAGGGACTGTGGGAGATATTGAATCAATGCCTTTCCTTGAAGCCCTGAGACAACTGAAGCGGGAGGAAAAAGAAGGGTCGGTATTGTTCGGTCACGTGACCCTTATTCCCGCCATTGGATCTGTGGACGAGCAGAAGACGAAGCCGACACAGCACAGCGTTAAACAGCTTCGTGAGATCGGGATACAGCCAGACATCCTGTTCTGCAGAACCAAGAAACCACTACTCGATGAAACCATCAAGAAGCTCTCACTGTTCACTGACGTACCTGAATCGGGAATAATAAGTGTATCCGATGTGCAGAACGTATACCTTCTTCCGGAACTGATGGAGAAACAGGGACTGGTTAAATATGTCGCTGAAAAGCTTTCCCTGAAGTTGAATCAGCTCGAGGATACCTGGAAAAAATACAAAGAAAACATCCGCAACCCTGCAGAGACAGTAACAATAGCAGTGGTAGGGAAATATATCCAGCTGCAGGATGCATACATCAGTCACAAGGAGGCATTTTCACATGTTTGTGGAACTACGGGAATAGGCGTGAAATTGAAATGGGTGGATTCAGACGATGTGGTTAAAAACCCGTCAATTTTTGACGATGTAAACGGGATACTCATTCCAGGAGGGTTTGGATACCGTGGAATTGAAGGCAAGGTTGCTGCTGCGAGGATGGCCAGGGAGAAAAAAATCCCATTCCTGGGGATATGCCTGGGTTTCCAGGTTGCAGTGATAGAGTACTCCCGGAATGTCCTGAAGCTTGAAAAGGCGAACAGCACTGAATTTGACCTGAACACAAAATATCCTGTTATAGATATATTGCCAGAGCAGAAAGGCGTCACTTCCATGGGTGGAACCATGCGGCTTGGATCGAAACTTGTCAAGGTAAAGGGCAACACACTTGCCATGAGCATATATGGTGAAAAAACCATAAATGAAAGGCACAGGCACAGATTTGAGGTTAACCCCTCTTACATAGACAACCTAACCGAAGCAGGAATGATATTTTCAGGCGTGGACGAGGAAGGAATAAGGATGGAGATACTGGAACTTGCCGACAGGGATAATTTCATAGCCACTCAGTATCACAGTGAGTTCAAGTCAAGGCCGCTGTCACCATCAAAGGTTCACATTCATCTTGTGAAAAAAGCTCTTGAAAACAAGCTGGGACGGAAAGACAGCATCGATGCGGAAAAAATAGTGAACTGA
- the dtdA_1 gene encoding D-tyrosyl-tRNA(Tyr) deacylase gives MIFIISSRSDEASTSLGQFLLDRYGFQPDGNSGNLFKQGEFTLQFINERHLYYEGFEADVKKLGNVEAMIILSRHSSVADIKSLTVHPTGNFDGAKLGGVPGRLSMTNPAGMTDALRAIRKNYHGLDFEVTLEATHHGPLTMIPHYYVEIGTTKEQWENTDALSAVCSAILDRKGNSYKNYVGVGGGHYMPKITKYVLENEVNVGHLLPKYHHEAIGEDMIRQCVEMTPGCSGFIVDRKGTKSRVREMLETVSGDMGLQIIQI, from the coding sequence ATGATTTTCATTATATCTTCAAGATCTGATGAAGCTAGCACGTCTCTGGGGCAGTTTCTGCTGGACAGATACGGTTTCCAGCCAGATGGTAATTCAGGCAATCTATTCAAACAGGGAGAATTCACGCTGCAGTTCATCAATGAGAGGCATCTCTATTATGAAGGATTTGAAGCTGATGTAAAGAAGCTTGGAAACGTGGAGGCAATGATAATTCTTTCTAGGCATTCATCAGTAGCCGATATTAAATCCCTGACAGTCCACCCCACTGGCAACTTTGATGGAGCTAAACTTGGTGGTGTGCCTGGAAGGCTGTCAATGACAAATCCTGCAGGAATGACCGATGCACTCAGGGCAATAAGGAAAAATTATCACGGACTGGATTTTGAGGTCACCCTGGAAGCCACCCACCATGGTCCCCTGACGATGATACCTCATTATTATGTTGAGATAGGAACAACAAAGGAACAGTGGGAGAATACTGATGCGCTGTCTGCGGTTTGCAGTGCCATACTTGACAGGAAAGGAAATTCATACAAGAATTACGTCGGTGTGGGCGGGGGGCACTACATGCCCAAGATAACAAAATATGTACTTGAAAATGAAGTTAATGTCGGGCATCTGTTGCCAAAATATCACCACGAGGCCATTGGCGAGGACATGATCAGGCAGTGTGTGGAAATGACTCCGGGTTGTTCAGGATTTATCGTAGACAGGAAAGGCACAAAATCCAGGGTAAGAGAAATGCTTGAGACAGTGTCAGGGGACATGGGATTGCAAATTATTCAAATATAA
- the polC_1 gene encoding DNA polymerase II large subunit, translating into MAASAGISLKDYQDGIRERVQECYDLAKRIRALGKDVTDEVEIPLASDMADRIEELLKIKGVAEDIRAAAKEMTREEMSIFISRKVCKIYEKEGKVTALDKSVRTGLAILTEGILVAPLEGIAEITVDSNPDGTSYASIFYSGPIRGAGGTAQAMSVLIADIVRRDLGIGSYVPSEEEIERYVEEVQSYNRLKHLQYLPSPEEIRTVISNSPICIDGEGSEEEEVSGHRDMNRVRTNRIRGGMCLVLCEGLIQKSKKILKYTGKLGLNEWEFLSKIGKESGDKEMSKKQSSEKFLKDIIAGRPVFSHPGTPGGFRLRYGRSRLSGLAAASIHPATMRILGNFIASGSQIKVELPGKAAAITPCDTIDGPTVLTKGGDLVKIRTVEEAIAVDNNIQAITDVGEILIAYGDFLENNRQLEPSPFVREWWLKYTDSIPDLQKYQNEKPDQFTAIDISRKYKVPLYPEFDYLWHDITAEDLRYLINVVGKGSFTDNSLVLPFSEQLVKILISLNLEFRRKDSAIILHEYYPLVVSCGYDLSGGSLVQVRELPGNGTVVEMVSHLSGLDIRPRSPTRVGARLGRPEKAGERQMKPKVHVLFPLENNGQNRRSIIAATNNASNGYEAEIFSRRCLTCNNETPLPVCEQCGSHTIPVGTKKMKINIQKIMESAMLQMNTDPSAIKDIKGVKKLMSAKKVCEPLEKGILRYLNAITINKDGTCRYDMSDIPITHFRRSEISVSSSKLKSLGYEDCDLNEIFPQDIIIPDNAAAYLLRVAKYVDDLLVNYYKTEPFYMCRTKEDLIGQLVIGLAPHTSGGIAGRIVGFTSASGCYAHPFFHAAKRRNCDGDEDSIMLLMDGLINFSREYLPSTRGGLMDAPLVLTVRLNPDEVDKEAMNLDTLASYPLEFYEATERHDVPSKIEKIMRPMKVMMEETGTYRNCSFNFDTASFNDGTLVSAYKTIGSMEDKIEKQLDLARVIRAVDADDVAARVLTAHFLPDIFGNFRGFFTQEFRCTKCNAKYRRVPLSGKCLKCKNNTIILTIHKGNIVKYLDETIKISKNFRLPDYLNMRIINMVDTIESTFEKEENAVRGLEKFEEEVEEE; encoded by the coding sequence ATGGCAGCTTCCGCAGGAATTTCCCTGAAAGATTATCAGGATGGAATACGCGAAAGGGTACAGGAATGCTATGATCTTGCAAAGAGGATCAGGGCGCTCGGAAAAGATGTGACGGATGAGGTCGAGATACCACTTGCATCTGATATGGCGGACAGGATAGAGGAACTCCTGAAAATCAAGGGTGTTGCGGAGGACATCCGAGCCGCAGCGAAAGAGATGACCAGGGAGGAGATGAGCATCTTCATCTCCAGAAAGGTGTGCAAGATTTACGAAAAGGAGGGTAAAGTAACTGCTCTGGATAAGTCGGTCAGAACAGGGCTAGCCATACTGACAGAAGGTATCCTGGTTGCCCCTCTTGAAGGTATTGCGGAGATTACGGTAGACTCAAACCCGGATGGGACTTCCTATGCATCCATATTCTACTCAGGGCCGATACGTGGAGCAGGGGGCACTGCCCAGGCTATGAGTGTTCTCATTGCTGACATCGTCCGCAGGGACCTTGGCATAGGGTCTTACGTGCCGTCGGAAGAGGAGATCGAGCGATACGTCGAAGAGGTTCAAAGCTACAATCGGCTGAAACATCTTCAGTATCTGCCTTCTCCGGAGGAGATCAGGACAGTGATAAGCAACTCTCCCATATGCATTGACGGTGAGGGAAGCGAGGAGGAAGAGGTATCCGGCCATCGCGACATGAACAGGGTGAGAACAAACAGGATCAGGGGCGGGATGTGCCTGGTTCTATGCGAGGGGCTTATCCAGAAATCAAAAAAGATCTTGAAGTACACGGGAAAACTCGGTCTCAACGAATGGGAGTTCCTGTCAAAAATAGGCAAGGAGTCCGGAGATAAGGAAATGTCCAAGAAACAGAGTTCCGAGAAATTCCTGAAGGACATAATTGCAGGTCGTCCCGTATTCAGCCATCCCGGGACTCCAGGAGGGTTCAGGCTGAGGTATGGGAGGTCAAGACTCTCCGGCCTGGCTGCGGCATCAATTCACCCCGCAACGATGCGCATACTTGGGAACTTTATTGCCAGCGGTTCACAGATAAAGGTAGAACTTCCGGGCAAAGCGGCAGCCATAACTCCATGTGATACTATTGACGGACCCACGGTCCTCACAAAGGGTGGAGACCTTGTCAAGATAAGAACGGTAGAGGAGGCAATTGCCGTGGATAATAACATCCAGGCAATCACGGATGTCGGTGAGATACTCATAGCCTATGGGGACTTCCTGGAGAACAACAGGCAGCTGGAGCCATCACCGTTTGTGCGGGAGTGGTGGCTCAAGTATACAGATAGCATCCCGGATCTTCAAAAATACCAGAATGAAAAGCCTGACCAATTCACTGCCATAGACATATCAAGAAAATACAAGGTACCACTATATCCAGAATTTGATTATCTCTGGCATGACATAACGGCAGAAGATCTCAGGTACCTGATCAATGTCGTTGGCAAAGGATCATTCACCGACAACTCCCTCGTTTTACCGTTTTCAGAACAATTGGTGAAAATCCTAATTAGCCTTAACCTTGAGTTCAGGAGAAAGGATTCTGCCATCATTCTCCATGAATACTATCCCCTTGTCGTGTCGTGCGGATATGATCTGTCTGGAGGGTCACTGGTACAGGTCAGGGAGCTTCCTGGCAATGGCACAGTGGTTGAGATGGTAAGTCACCTGTCAGGACTGGACATCAGGCCGAGGTCCCCGACACGTGTCGGCGCAAGACTGGGAAGGCCAGAAAAGGCCGGGGAACGGCAGATGAAACCGAAGGTTCACGTCCTGTTCCCGCTGGAAAACAACGGACAGAACAGGAGATCCATAATTGCTGCCACAAACAATGCCTCCAATGGTTACGAGGCCGAAATATTTTCAAGGCGCTGTCTCACATGCAACAATGAGACCCCGCTTCCGGTGTGTGAGCAATGCGGTTCCCACACAATTCCGGTTGGAACGAAGAAAATGAAGATCAATATACAGAAAATAATGGAAAGCGCAATGTTGCAGATGAATACCGACCCATCCGCGATAAAGGATATCAAAGGGGTCAAGAAGCTCATGTCCGCAAAGAAGGTGTGCGAACCCCTGGAGAAGGGTATACTGAGGTATCTCAACGCTATAACTATAAACAAGGATGGAACGTGCAGGTACGATATGTCGGATATCCCGATAACACACTTCCGGAGATCCGAAATTTCCGTATCGTCATCGAAGCTCAAGAGTCTCGGATATGAAGATTGTGACCTCAATGAGATTTTCCCGCAGGACATCATCATACCAGATAACGCTGCAGCGTATCTTCTCAGGGTAGCCAAGTACGTGGACGATCTCCTTGTAAACTACTACAAGACCGAGCCTTTTTACATGTGCAGGACGAAAGAGGACCTCATAGGGCAGCTTGTTATCGGGCTGGCTCCACACACCTCAGGCGGAATCGCCGGGAGGATAGTCGGGTTCACTTCCGCAAGCGGATGCTATGCACATCCATTCTTTCACGCTGCAAAAAGGAGAAATTGTGATGGGGACGAGGACAGCATAATGCTTCTCATGGACGGCCTGATAAACTTCTCAAGGGAATACCTCCCATCAACGCGTGGAGGACTTATGGACGCGCCACTCGTGTTAACGGTCAGGCTCAACCCGGACGAGGTCGACAAGGAGGCAATGAACCTCGACACCCTGGCCTCATATCCGCTTGAATTCTATGAAGCAACAGAGCGACACGATGTGCCTTCGAAGATCGAGAAAATCATGAGACCTATGAAAGTAATGATGGAGGAGACCGGCACGTACAGGAACTGTTCGTTCAATTTCGACACTGCGAGCTTCAATGACGGGACGCTGGTCTCGGCTTACAAAACCATAGGGTCCATGGAGGACAAGATCGAGAAACAGCTTGATCTAGCCAGAGTCATAAGGGCCGTTGATGCGGACGATGTTGCAGCAAGGGTGCTGACCGCGCATTTCCTTCCGGATATATTTGGAAATTTCAGGGGGTTCTTCACCCAGGAATTCAGGTGCACAAAGTGCAACGCAAAATACAGGCGGGTCCCCCTCTCCGGAAAGTGCCTGAAATGCAAGAACAACACAATAATACTGACGATACACAAGGGCAATATAGTGAAGTACCTGGATGAGACCATCAAGATTTCAAAAAATTTCAGGCTGCCTGATTACCTGAACATGAGGATAATTAACATGGTGGACACCATAGAGAGCACCTTCGAGAAAGAGGAGAACGCTGTCAGAGGGCTCGAAAAATTTGAGGAAGAAGTTGAGGAAGAATGA
- the thrC_1 gene encoding Threonine synthase translates to MEEFCEEEEPPGSTPFLRAVNLERNLRLKKFFIKFEGANATGSQKDRISKLHVMRAKELGYKTISLATCGNYGASISYYARLYGLDSVVAMPQDYSHERSLEIMKNGANVIELPGKYEDTVSAMRDMASDNAWYDSSPGSANSELDITGYGNIAYEIVSQLGHSPKYLAIPVGNGTTLAGVFNGFVNMYNRGSIDSLPILIASSTANGNPIVHSWKKHNRKVVDLSPSVLRESPVNEPLISYKAFDGQKALNAIYRSNGYAEYVSDEEMVRYSRTIEQTENVHALPASASTLAAAVRIMSRKGKESECVLVITGRNKLWTTQ, encoded by the coding sequence ATGGAAGAATTTTGTGAAGAGGAAGAACCACCAGGTTCAACGCCCTTCCTAAGGGCTGTTAACCTAGAGAGGAACCTGCGCCTCAAGAAATTTTTTATCAAATTCGAAGGGGCAAATGCAACAGGTTCACAGAAAGACAGGATATCCAAGCTGCACGTCATGAGGGCCAAGGAACTCGGCTACAAAACCATATCGCTTGCAACTTGCGGAAATTATGGCGCATCGATTTCATATTATGCCAGGCTATATGGTCTCGATTCCGTTGTAGCTATGCCACAGGATTATTCTCATGAGCGCTCTCTTGAGATTATGAAAAATGGGGCAAACGTGATCGAGCTTCCCGGAAAATATGAGGACACGGTGTCAGCTATGAGGGACATGGCATCTGACAATGCATGGTATGATTCAAGCCCCGGGTCTGCGAATTCCGAGCTTGATATAACGGGATACGGAAATATTGCTTACGAGATCGTTTCCCAGCTCGGGCACTCTCCAAAGTACCTTGCAATTCCTGTAGGAAACGGAACTACCCTGGCTGGCGTATTCAATGGGTTTGTGAATATGTACAACCGCGGTTCCATAGATTCCCTGCCCATACTTATCGCATCAAGCACGGCAAACGGCAACCCAATAGTGCACTCATGGAAGAAGCATAACAGAAAGGTTGTGGATCTGAGCCCATCGGTTCTCAGGGAAAGCCCGGTCAACGAGCCATTGATATCATACAAGGCATTTGACGGGCAGAAAGCTCTTAACGCAATATACAGAAGCAATGGCTATGCAGAGTACGTTTCGGATGAAGAGATGGTAAGGTACTCAAGAACAATAGAGCAAACAGAGAACGTTCACGCACTGCCAGCTTCAGCCTCAACTCTTGCTGCTGCCGTCAGGATAATGTCAAGGAAGGGAAAAGAAAGCGAGTGTGTTCTTGTGATAACTGGCAGAAACAAGTTATGGACAACGCAGTAA
- the malK_10 gene encoding Trehalose/maltose import ATP-binding protein MalK, with the protein MDAVVIKDFYWKYPNFTGIRNDYVLKGINLTIREGEFLGITGRSGSGKTTLCFSIAGLVPHQLRIPDHVEEHMSGSVEVFGELVSGVKKAANGYELDGVGSMAPTVGFVMQDPESQFLSMSMLHEVSLGLQMMGLDKVEINKRITEALDMVGLGQYRDVAGRIHPAELSGGQKQRLIIASFLAMRPKLLILDEPTSDLDPAGKLEVMKTIADLRKKSNMTIILVEHNPDVMLKFADRIAVMYGGKIVQIGKPLELYSKPDILREYNVYLPDVSELSDYFSLDETPKFQLEKSSFVPERKTRARTDRIIDVRGVSFSYPDGTKALDGITLEVEKGEMIAIVGQNGSGKSTLSKVLSGIAAPSGGAVNIAGLSANSRSERRKLPLHVGYVFQNPDHQIFTRTVKDELYYGLKNIGVKRADAEESINSVLARVGLSDKANEDPIFLGRGQKRRLAVASSIIMKPEILIVDEPTTGQDYKMSRDIMDLLTELNLQGTTILIITHDMRLVAEYCRRVVVMSKGTLVFDGTPEKLFMEDDILAVASLSEPQSVRMSKELVRQGFLRKPLISAREWLQFFNFMRLKSGFEFSTYSEMDIMSRSLIDTIIEKRGKPAALVYIERGGMVPAFLILSKFPDIKTYRIRASYYSDVGTASKDVEIYNIPNDLSRLKSGYILLIDEIVDTGKTMLRIRDELKPRVSVDIVTASIFLKKQSAYTPDFYSKLVESDVWIVLPYEKNETIHSVGIKRPEELRHVTGMFDGDTSDYGKIDEYSRRVAEKIREMSWEPKIIVYKLPESMLFARILSDALRVNNVAGISTAQEVGELDLGDTEGVILLVALQMTGEMEAIKDELSSYGKVELITPGFETADAYRTG; encoded by the coding sequence ATGGATGCAGTTGTAATTAAGGACTTTTACTGGAAATATCCAAACTTTACTGGAATAAGGAACGATTACGTACTTAAGGGAATAAACCTGACAATCAGGGAGGGTGAATTTCTAGGAATTACGGGAAGGAGCGGTAGCGGTAAAACAACATTGTGCTTCTCTATTGCAGGTCTCGTCCCACATCAGCTCAGGATACCAGATCATGTCGAGGAACACATGTCAGGAAGCGTTGAGGTATTCGGGGAACTTGTAAGTGGCGTGAAAAAGGCTGCCAACGGATACGAACTGGACGGTGTCGGGTCAATGGCTCCGACGGTTGGTTTTGTAATGCAGGATCCGGAGAGCCAGTTCCTGAGCATGAGCATGTTGCACGAGGTTTCGCTCGGTCTGCAGATGATGGGACTTGACAAGGTTGAGATTAATAAGAGGATAACTGAGGCCCTGGACATGGTTGGGCTGGGTCAATACCGGGACGTAGCCGGCAGGATACATCCCGCTGAACTTTCCGGGGGTCAGAAGCAGAGACTTATAATCGCCAGCTTCCTTGCAATGCGCCCCAAGTTGCTGATCCTTGATGAACCAACCTCGGACCTTGATCCTGCGGGGAAGCTTGAGGTGATGAAGACAATTGCCGACCTGAGGAAGAAATCAAACATGACCATAATCCTTGTAGAGCACAACCCGGACGTAATGCTGAAGTTTGCTGACAGGATAGCAGTAATGTATGGTGGAAAGATTGTTCAGATCGGCAAGCCACTTGAACTTTACAGCAAGCCAGATATCCTGAGAGAATACAATGTTTACCTTCCAGACGTATCAGAGCTATCCGATTATTTTTCACTGGACGAAACCCCCAAGTTCCAGCTGGAGAAAAGCAGCTTCGTACCGGAAAGAAAAACGAGAGCCAGGACTGACCGGATCATAGACGTCAGGGGAGTTTCTTTTTCATATCCTGATGGGACTAAAGCCCTTGATGGAATAACCTTGGAAGTGGAAAAAGGGGAGATGATAGCCATTGTCGGCCAGAACGGCTCCGGAAAGAGTACCCTGTCAAAGGTGTTATCCGGCATAGCAGCTCCTTCCGGAGGGGCCGTGAACATAGCCGGTCTTTCCGCTAACAGCAGGTCGGAAAGAAGGAAGCTCCCTCTACATGTGGGGTATGTGTTCCAGAATCCGGATCACCAGATATTTACCAGAACCGTGAAGGATGAGCTCTATTACGGTCTCAAAAACATAGGCGTGAAGAGGGCAGATGCCGAGGAAAGCATAAATTCTGTCCTGGCAAGGGTAGGACTTTCCGACAAGGCTAATGAGGACCCAATTTTCCTGGGCAGGGGCCAGAAAAGAAGGCTTGCGGTTGCAAGCAGCATAATAATGAAACCCGAGATCCTCATAGTGGACGAGCCCACAACCGGTCAGGATTACAAGATGTCAAGAGACATCATGGACCTCCTGACTGAACTAAACCTGCAGGGGACAACTATACTGATAATAACACATGACATGCGTCTTGTCGCAGAGTATTGTAGAAGAGTTGTTGTCATGAGCAAGGGAACTCTTGTGTTCGATGGTACTCCGGAAAAACTCTTCATGGAGGACGACATCCTTGCTGTTGCATCGCTCTCTGAGCCCCAGTCGGTGAGGATGTCCAAGGAACTTGTCAGGCAGGGATTCCTGAGGAAGCCTCTGATAAGCGCCAGAGAGTGGCTTCAGTTCTTTAACTTCATGAGGCTCAAGAGTGGATTTGAGTTCAGCACTTACAGCGAAATGGACATTATGTCACGCTCACTCATTGACACGATCATTGAGAAGAGGGGGAAACCGGCTGCCCTCGTATACATTGAAAGAGGGGGAATGGTTCCAGCATTTCTCATTCTGAGCAAATTTCCGGACATAAAAACGTACCGGATTCGTGCAAGTTATTATTCTGATGTGGGCACGGCAAGCAAAGATGTTGAAATATATAACATTCCAAATGATTTATCCAGGTTGAAAAGTGGCTATATACTGCTGATTGACGAGATAGTTGATACAGGGAAGACCATGCTGAGGATTCGGGATGAGCTGAAGCCACGGGTCAGTGTGGATATAGTGACTGCATCAATTTTCCTGAAGAAGCAGTCCGCGTATACCCCTGATTTCTATTCAAAATTGGTGGAAAGTGATGTATGGATCGTCCTTCCATATGAGAAGAATGAGACAATCCACAGTGTAGGAATAAAAAGGCCGGAGGAGCTTCGGCACGTGACTGGGATGTTCGACGGAGATACGAGTGACTATGGAAAAATTGATGAATATTCAAGAAGAGTCGCGGAAAAAATAAGGGAAATGTCATGGGAACCAAAGATCATAGTTTACAAATTGCCGGAATCCATGCTTTTCGCCAGGATCCTCTCAGATGCCCTCCGAGTCAACAATGTTGCTGGTATATCAACAGCTCAGGAAGTTGGAGAACTTGATCTGGGAGACACTGAAGGAGTGATACTTCTCGTCGCCTTGCAAATGACCGGTGAAATGGAAGCTATAAAGGACGAGCTCTCTTCTTACGGAAAGGTTGAGTTAATCACGCCTGGGTTTGAGACCGCAGACGCGTACAGGACGGGCTAA
- a CDS encoding cobalt ABC transporter, permease protein CbiQ: MTNNREEKRYVKTILFTARAESFYVRLNPLVKFTFLILISIGVVLSMDRAVPDLYYNLGALIFACIFLTESGTIKYLVKSYLVMLLVALFIMLLWWLVFNQVGTNPIFVLSAGSLHFQVTSLSIYVGVGKVTGYAAMAFLTLLTMMTTRDADIISALRKIRTPFKAVFFVSIVSRSLNILSDDLETIRQAQIARGSRIGKFGILNHIREFIMLAVPLTASIIRRSVEVGGAMEARGFSKVKNFTGFVDEKDFRWYDGAMLALGAAMVMVPLL, encoded by the coding sequence ATGACTAACAACCGTGAAGAAAAAAGATATGTTAAGACAATTCTGTTCACTGCTAGGGCCGAATCGTTTTATGTAAGGCTGAACCCACTGGTAAAATTCACCTTTCTCATATTGATTTCCATTGGCGTGGTTTTATCCATGGACCGGGCAGTACCGGACCTTTATTACAACCTTGGCGCTCTGATTTTCGCGTGTATTTTCCTGACGGAGTCTGGAACGATAAAATATCTGGTTAAAAGCTACCTTGTTATGCTTCTGGTGGCATTGTTCATAATGCTCCTCTGGTGGTTGGTGTTCAACCAGGTTGGAACCAATCCTATATTCGTCCTTAGCGCAGGAAGCTTGCATTTCCAGGTCACAAGTCTGTCCATTTATGTTGGGGTGGGAAAGGTTACCGGATATGCGGCTATGGCATTTCTCACGCTGCTGACAATGATGACCACAAGAGACGCAGACATAATCTCTGCCCTGAGGAAAATAAGGACACCATTCAAGGCAGTATTCTTCGTGTCGATTGTATCAAGAAGCCTGAATATTCTATCAGACGATCTTGAAACAATAAGGCAGGCACAGATAGCAAGGGGGAGCAGAATCGGAAAGTTTGGGATTCTTAACCATATCCGTGAATTCATAATGCTTGCAGTTCCTCTCACTGCATCCATAATACGAAGGTCAGTCGAAGTTGGCGGTGCAATGGAGGCCAGGGGTTTCTCGAAGGTGAAAAACTTTACCGGATTTGTGGACGAGAAGGACTTTCGATGGTACGATGGTGCGATGCTTGCTCTGGGTGCCGCAATGGTGATGGTTCCACTTTTGTGA
- a CDS encoding GTPase — protein sequence MIGSLFVTGPAGTGKSTFCGSFKEWLIQQGYDVVTVNLDPGSEYMPYNPEIDVREYISLQDIMSQYSLGPNGAQIVAADLLLENVEKIESQIKELQDYYVIFDTPGQMELFTFRQGSTMLVDRLSGGKGMLAFIADSVVSSTPSGYISQKMLFASVMSRFYRPMLFVMNKSDLVDEETMLMLEKWEETPDLLYEAFMNEKQEMVKDYFSGMLEAFKSSDMITKLFPVSSRDLIGFEDIYSEMSVYFTGGEDADTLYRDD from the coding sequence ATGATAGGATCATTATTTGTAACAGGGCCAGCTGGCACTGGAAAATCGACATTTTGCGGATCGTTCAAGGAGTGGCTTATTCAGCAGGGTTATGACGTTGTAACAGTCAACCTTGACCCCGGATCAGAATATATGCCGTATAATCCAGAAATTGACGTCAGGGAGTACATCTCCCTGCAGGACATAATGAGCCAGTATTCTCTGGGGCCAAATGGAGCACAAATCGTGGCTGCAGATCTGCTGCTCGAGAATGTTGAGAAGATCGAGTCCCAGATCAAGGAACTGCAGGATTATTACGTGATATTTGACACCCCCGGGCAGATGGAACTCTTCACCTTCAGGCAAGGCAGCACGATGCTTGTCGACAGGCTTTCGGGCGGAAAGGGAATGCTCGCATTCATCGCGGATTCGGTCGTATCTTCAACACCATCCGGGTACATTTCTCAGAAGATGCTGTTTGCATCGGTTATGTCAAGGTTTTACAGGCCAATGCTCTTTGTGATGAATAAGTCTGACCTTGTGGACGAGGAAACAATGCTTATGCTGGAGAAGTGGGAAGAAACTCCGGATTTACTCTACGAAGCCTTCATGAATGAAAAACAGGAAATGGTAAAGGACTATTTTTCAGGAATGCTGGAGGCATTCAAGTCAAGCGACATGATCACAAAGCTGTTCCCGGTATCCTCCAGGGATCTTATCGGCTTCGAGGACATCTATTCCGAGATGTCAGTTTATTTTACCGGTGGAGAAGACGCAGACACACTCTACAGGGATGACTGA